One segment of Solanum lycopersicum chromosome 1, SLM_r2.1 DNA contains the following:
- the LOC101267565 gene encoding BURP domain protein USPL1: MEFRPTLSILLHALLLCQFVSESRARDIAKTSPEETLNPQLNIFFTPKDLKIGKMMPLFFALKDPSTSPHLLPRKEANSIPFSSSNLTYLLKFFTFSKDSPQAKAMEDTFFHCEISAMNGESKFCATSLESMLDFVQEILGFNTKLDVYTTEFLKKSPVTLQNYTILQKPKEILVPKLVACHTLPYPYAVFYCHMQKGENKLFKISLLGENGDRIEAAAICHMDTKEWNHDHVAFRVLKVLPGSSPVCHFFPVDNLVWVPSLSM; this comes from the exons ATGGAGTTTAGACCCACTCTTTCCATCTTACTTCATGCACTTCTTCTGTGTCAG TTTGTGAGTGAAAGCAGAGCCAGAGACATTGCAAAAACTTCTCCAGAAGAAACTCTAAATCCACAACTCAATATTTTCTTCACtccaaaagatttaaaaattggaaaaatgaTGCCTCTGTTTTTTGCACTAAAAGACCCTTCAACTTCTCCTCATTTACTTCCTAGAAAAGAAGCAAATTCGATTccattttcttcatcaaatcttacttatcttcttaaatttttcacattttctAAAGATTCACCTCAAGCAAAAGCTATGGAAGACACATTTTTCCACTGCGAAATCTCAGCAATGAATGGTGAATCCAAATTCTGCGCTACTTCATTAGAATCAATGCTTGATTTTGTTCAAGAAATTTTAGGATTTAACACCAAACTCGATGTATACACTAcagaattcttgaagaaatcCCCTGTTACTTTACAAAATTACACAATTTTGCAAAAACCAAAGGAGATTTTAGTGCCAAAATTAGTGGCTTGTCATACTTTACCTTACCCTTATGCTGTTTTCTATTGCCACATGcaaaaaggggaaaataaattattcaagaTTTCACTTTTGGGTGAAAATGGAGATAGAATTGAAGCTGCTGCAATTTGTCATATGGATACTAAAGAATGGAATCATGATCATGTTGCTTTTAGAGTGTTGAAAGTTCTGCCTGGAAGTTCCCCTGTTTGTCATTTTTTCCCAGTAGATAATCTTGTTTGGGTTCCATCATTatctatgtaa
- the PMT5 gene encoding polyol transporter 5-like, with protein sequence MEEDKQNQVARIQDFDPPKKPKTNKYAIACTFLASLSSILLGYDIGVMSGAILYIKKDLHITDVQVEILVGILNVYSLFGSAAAGRTSDWIGRRYTMVVAAGIFFAGALLMGFATTYAFLMFGRFVAGVGVGYALMVAPVYTAEVSPASSRGFLTSFPEVFINFGILMGYVSNVVFSKLSTHLSWRFMLGIGAIPSVFLAVSVLAMPESPRWLVMQGRLGDARRVLNKTSDSLQEAQFRLADIKQAAGIPENCNDDIVEVPKRPTGDNVWKELVFSPTPAVRHILITGVGIHFFQQASGIDAVVLYSPKIFEKAGIKSDHDKLLCTVAVGVVKTLFILVATFMLDRSGRRRLLLTSVGGMVASLVLLATGLTIIEHSEQKLIWAIALCIAMVLAYVALFSIGMGPITWVYSSEIFPLRLRATGCSIGVAVNRVTSGVVSMTFLSLEKAITIGAAFFLYAALAAVALVFFYTLMPETQGKTLEEMETLFGTFWNWRARARELKELKKTEKNSNDNGHIPMGTSNALAMQNVMMVTTQTNIVV encoded by the exons ATGGAGGAAGATAAACAAAACCAGGTAGCTAGAATTCAAGATTTTGATCCACCAAAGAAaccaaaaacaaacaaatatgcAATTGCTTGTACTTTTCTTGCTTCATTGTCATCCATCTTGCTTGGTTATG ATATTGGTGTAATGAGTGGAGCAATCCTCTATATTAAGAAAGATCTCCATATTACTGATGTACAAGTTGAGATTCTAGTTGGAATCCTCAATGTTTACTCGCTCTTTGGTTCCGCCGCCGCTGGTCGGACCTCCGATTGGATTGGCCGCCGGTACACTATGGTGGTGGCTGCCGGGATTTTCTTCGCCGGAGCTCTCTTGATGGGTTTTGCTACAACTTACGCCTTTCTCATGTTTGGTCGATTCGTCGCCGGAGTCGGAGTTGGGTACGCTCTCATGGTTGCTCCGGTTTACACAGCTGAAGTCTCGCCGGCGTCATCTCGCGGTTTTCTTACTTCCTTCCCCGAAGTTTTCATTAATTTCG GTATATTGATGGGATATGTATCTAACGTGGTGTTTTCAAAACTTTCAACTCACCTGAGTTGGCGATTCATGCTCGGAATCGGAGCAATCCCATCGGTATTCTTGGCCGTTAGTGTTCTGGCCATGCCGGAGTCACCGCGTTGGTTAGTTATGCAAGGTCGACTCGGCGATGCAAGGCGAGTTCTCAACAAAACATCTGATTCCTTACAAGAAGCTCAATTCAGACTCGCCGATATCAAACAAGCCGCCGGCATACCGGAGAACTGCAACGACGACATTGTCGAAGTACCAAAACGCCCTACAGGAGATAACGTATGGAAGGAATTGGTCTTCTCTCCGACGCCGGCCGTCCGACACATCTTAATCACCGGTGTAGGAATCCATTTTTTCCAGCAAGCAAGTGGAATTGACGCTGTTGTTTTGTACAGCCCGAAGATTTTTGAAAAAGCCGGGATCAAGTCCGATCACGACAAGTTGCTCTGCACCGTCGCCGTCGGAGTAGTCAAAACATTGTTCATTCTAGTAGCCACATTTATGCTTGACAGATCCGGTCGTCGGCGGTTGCTATTAACCAGTGTCGGCGGAATGGTGGCGTCGTTGGTGCTTCTCGCGACAGGCCTCACAATTATCGAACACTCAGAACAGAAATTAATTTGGGCAATAGCACTCTGCATAGCAATGGTGTTAGCTTACGTGGCGCTTTTCTCAATCGGTATGGGTCCGATAACGTGGGTTTACAGTTCGGAGATATTTCCGTTGAGGCTCCGGGCAACTGGATGCAGTATAGGGGTAGCAGTGAACAGAGTAACAAGTGGAGTAGTGTCAATGACGTTTTTGTCCCTAGAAAAGGCGATAACAATCGGAGCTGCGTTCTTCTTGTACGCCGCCTTAGCGGCGGTGGCGTTGGTGTTTTTCTACACATTGATGCCGGAAACTCAAGGGAAGACTCTAGAAGAAATGGAAACATTGTTTGGAACTTTCTGGAACTGGAGAGCGAGGGCGAGAGAACTGAAAGAATTAAAGAAGACGGAGAAAAACAGTAACGATAACGGCCATATTCCGATGGGTACTAGTAATGCTCTAGCTATGCAAAATGTTATGATGGTAACAACACAAACAAACATAGTTGTGTGA
- the LOC101243834 gene encoding PPPDE putative thiol peptidase family protein isoform X1, with the protein MKSKLKNGLCSVVPLHLQGESATRFCMFPKVKSACCSPGNTPVYLNVYDLTPVNGYFYWAGIGVFHTGIQVHGIEYAFGAHDYPTSGVFELEPRQCPGFKFRKSVFMGTTYLDPIQLREFIARQSANYNGDTYHLIAKNCNHFSDDICYRLTGKRIPKWVNRLARVGSLCNCILPEALKASTVQHGTNAQNYDSEKRKLRSSFNCLSSISMRQGEKEVSISSLFLHSHYKGCLPPWESKKSRSRSLKEG; encoded by the exons atgaaatcaaaattaaagaatgGCTTGTGTTCTGTGGTCCCTCTTCATTTACAAGGTGAATCCGCAACACGTTTTTGCATGTTTCCCAAAGTGAAGTCAGCTTGTTGTAGTCCAGGCAACACACCTGTTTACCTTAATGTGTACGACTTGACACCCGTTAATGGCTATTTTTACTGGGCAGGCATAGGTGTCTTCCATACAGGGATTCAAG TTCATGGTATTGAATATGCTTTCGGAGCACATGACTATCCAACAAGTGGTGTTTTTGAGCTTGAACCTCGACAGTGCCCTGGCTTTAAATTTAGAAAGTCGGTGTTCATGGGGACAACATATCTGGATCCTATCCAGCTTAGAGAATTCATTGCGCGCCAATCAGCCAACTACAATGGTGACACATATCATTTGATTGCTAAGAACTGTAATCATTTCTCAGATGATATCTGTTACAGGTTGACTGGGAAACGGATACCTAAATGGGTGAATCGGCTAGCACGAGTAG GTTCATTGTGCAACTGCATTCTTCCAGAAGCCCTCAAAGCTTCCACGGTACAACATGGCACAAATGCACAAAACTATGATAGTGAGAAGAGGAAACTAAGAAGCTCTTTCAACTGTTTGTCTTCAATCTCAATGCGTCAAGGTGAGAAAGAAGTATCAATATCATCGTTGTTCTTGCACTCCCACTATAAAGGATGTCTGCCGCCTTGGGAATCCAAAAAGTCTAGAAGCAGGTCTTTGAAGGAAGGATAA
- the LOC101251824 gene encoding pseudouridine kinase has product MSSPENETRCGVQSGFCKEEQAKKCTVEPVVIGGMVLDVNAISSIHANPRTTTPGKVIFSLGGVARNVADCISKLEVRPFMISAVGFDMAGNMLLEHWESAGLSIEGIQRHQNIETAIVCHIFDEKGEVAAGVAHVESIEKFLTPMWIEKFKCKISCSPILMVDANLTSSSLEASCQLAAQFNTPVWFEPVSVAKSRRVASVVQYVTFASPNEDELVAMANAVSGKDIFQPIRRDDSSTKLSKESFFQTLKPAIWVLLDKGVKVLVVTLGSEGVLVCSKAEFNLQRLAFKGNQSPYFSKQLYEAVSTVCPKDNIFGASICKSMSNLFAVHFPALPASVVRLTGAGDCLVGGTIASLCAGLDVMQSIAVGIAAAKVVVEVESNVPDEYCLAKLADDARSVYSSATMLLCQSKL; this is encoded by the exons ATGAGTTCCCCGGAAAATGAAACCCGTTGTGGCGTCCAATCG GGTTTCTGCAAAGAGGAGCAAGCTAAAAAGTGTACAGTAGAGCCAGTAGTCATTGGGGGTATGGTGTTGGATGTAAATGCAATATCTTCCATTCATGCTAATCCAAGGACCACCACACCCGGAAAG GTTATCTTTTCATTGGGTGGTGTGGCAAGGAATGTTGCTGATTGCATCTCGAAGCTTGAAGTGAGACCATTCATGATAAGTGCTGTTGGATTTGACATGGCAG GAAATATGCTACTGGAACACTGGGAATCTGCTGGATTATCTATAGAAG GTATCCAGAGACATCAGAATATTGAAACTGCTATTGTTTGTCATATCTTTGATGAGAAAGGTGAAGTGGCAGCTGGTGTAGCTCATGTAGAGTCAATT GAAAAGTTTCTCACTCCAATGTGGATAGAAAAGTTCAAGTGCAAAATAAGCTGCAGTCCAATATTGATGGTTGATGCAAACTTGACTTCTTCTTCTCTTGAAGCATCTTGTCAAC TGGCTGCTCAGTTTAATACTCCAGTATGGTTTGAGCCTGTATCAGTTGCCAAATCTAGAAGAGTTGCTTCAGTTGTTCAGTAT GTAACTTTTGCATCACCTAATGAAGATGAACTTGTAGCCATGGCAAATGCAGTATCTGGCAAAGACATATTTCAACCAATCCGGAGAGATGATAGTAGTACTAAGCTGTCCAAGGAATCTTTCTTCCAAACGCTTAAACCTGCTATTTGGGTTTTGCTAGACAAAGGTGTTAAGGTACTTGTCGTAACACTTGGATCAGAAGGCGTACTCGTATGCTCCAAAGCAGAGTTCAATCTTCAGAGACTTGCTTTCAAGGGAAACCAATCCCCTTACTTCAGTAAGCAGTTGTATGAAGCTGTTAGTACAGTTTGCCCAAAGGACAATATTTTTGGTGCTTCAATTTGCAAGTCCATGTCAAATCTTTTTGCTGTCCATTTTCCTGCACTTCCTGCTTCAGTAGTGAGGCTTACTGGTGCTGGAGATTGCTTAGTTGGTGGAACGATAGCTTCTTTGTGTGCTGGTTTAGATGTCATGCAAAGTATAGCAGTTGGGATTGCAGCTGCTAAAGTAGTTGTTGAAGTAGAAAGCAATGTCCCTGATGAATATTGTTTGGCCAAACTAGCAG ATGATGCAAGGTCTGTCTACTCCAGTGCCACCATGCTTCTGTGTCAATCCAAGTTATAG
- the LOC112940465 gene encoding uncharacterized protein produces MIREAVMTSENSKQSETLMKLNLRSESHECVEADAQCPSNIQTPKRENENQPAEGSSKPHQSENVNSLKANEEELRKEICTLSSLLKKSAKSCLELKKENYNLLQELKNKLSKDEISKLEAMNPDGNSQSLDNDDEEPCQTSSESSDESNSSSDCYSDDEEGDDSDSLKPMQIIKE; encoded by the exons ATGATCAGA gAAGCGGTAATGACAAGTGAAAACTCAAAACAAAGTGaaacattaatgaaattgaaCTTGAGGAGTGAAAGCCATGAATGTGTTGAGGCAGATGCACAATGTCCTTCAAATATTCAGACTCCAAAAAG AGAGAATGAGAATCAACCAGCTGAAGGCAGTTCAAAACCTCACCAAAGT GAAAATGTTAATTCTTTAAAAGCAAACGAAGAAGAATTAAGGAAGGAAATTTGTACCCTCTCTTCCCTACTGAAGAAGAGTGCAAAATCTTGCCTGGAACTTAAAAAAGAGAACTACAACTTGCTG CAAGAGTTGAAGAACAAACTCAGCAAAGATGAGATCTCAAAACTTGAAGCCATGAATCCTGATGGAAATTCACAATCTCTTGATAACGACGATGAAGAACCCTGCCAGACTTCTTCAGAATCATCGGATGAGTCCAACTCCTCTTCAGATTGCTATTCGGATGATGAAGAAGGAGATGATTCTGATTCACTCAAACCCATGCAAATAATAAAGGAATGA